The proteins below are encoded in one region of Belonocnema kinseyi isolate 2016_QV_RU_SX_M_011 chromosome 5, B_treatae_v1, whole genome shotgun sequence:
- the LOC117173806 gene encoding serine-rich adhesin for platelets-like, whose product MTLQGLQFILFLFTATMVEGHFLQKKTKQYPSHPLSPGLLSHLSDFQNYRPRSSSQSPSSSNSSPGRLGNLPGYKNNRPVSSNHLLSSSSRLSNWPGYKNHRPSSPSLSHSSSISSPSRLSNSPGYKNNRPSSPSQSPISSSSSPDRLSDSPGYQKNRPNSPSQSPSSTNFSPGRLSNSPGYKNTRTGSPNQSPSSSSSSPGRLSNSPSYKNNRPGSLSQSPSSSNSLPERLYHSPGYTNNRPGSLSQSLSSSNSLPERLYHLPGYTNNRPSSPSQSPSSSSSSHGRLSDSPGYQNNRPGSPSQSPSSSSFSPGRLSNSPGYKNNRPSSLSQSPSSSNSSPGRLSNLPGYKNKRPGSPSQSHSSSNFLPDRLGNWPGYQNNRPSFPSQSPISSSSSPDRLSHSPGYQKNRPSSPSQSPSSSNSSNSSPGRLSNLPGYKKNRPGSPSQSHSSANSFPNRLGNWPGHQNNGPSSPNQSRISSSSSPDRLSDSPGYQKNRPSSPSQSPSSSSSLPGRLSDSPGYKDTRPGSPSQSPSSSNSSPGRLSDSPDYKNNRPASSNLSPSYSSSSTHRLDNSPGYTNNRPNSPSHSPSSSNSSHGRLSDSPGYKNNRPGSPSQSPSSSSSSSSSPGRLSNLPFYKNNRPSSPSQSPSSSNSLPERLHHLPGYTNNRPSSPSPSPSSSSSSPGRLSDSPGYKDTRPGSPSPSPSPSPTSSSSSPGRLSDSPGYKDTRPGSPSPSSSSSSSSPGRLSDSPGYKDTRPGSPSPSPSSSSSSPGRLSDSPGYQNNRPGSPSPSPSSSSSSPGRLSDSPGYQSNRPSSPSPSRTSSSSSPGRLSDSPAFKNNRPSFPSQSHSSSNSLPERLYHLPGFTNNRPSSPSPSPTSSSSSPGRLSDSPGYKDTRPGSPSPSPSSSSSSPGRLSDSPGYQNNRPGSPSPSPSSSSSSPGRLSDSPGYQSNRPSSPSPSPTSSSSSPGHLSDSPGYKDTRPGSPSQSPSSSNSSPGRLSDSPGYQNYEPSCPIQSPSSSNSSPGRLSNSPGYTNNLPGSTSQSPSYSSSSPGRLSDLPGYRNNRPISPSQSPSYSSSSTDRLSDSPGCKNNRPGSLSHLPSYSSSANDRLSNSPGYEDNRPGSANYSSSSSSSSTNRLSDLPGYKNNSPEYLSNSPSCSSSSSGSSSNSPGYQNNPPGSPSFSPSYPNYSPGYLGNWPAYPNYLSGSLSYSPSYSSSSPGYSRNSPGYPNYAPIYPSPSSVHSSNLPDYPNYPPIYPSSSPVYLNNSPGYAYYPPFYPSSSLDFSSYSAGYQNYPPGYSSYSPGYSSYSAGYQNYPPVYSRYSSAYPSYSPAYASYLYTRSATYSPW is encoded by the exons ATGACGCTACAGGGACTTCAATTCATCCTATTCCTCTTCACGGCTACTATGGTAGAGGgtcatttcttacaaaaaaaaactaagcaGTACCCATCGCATCCACTTTCACCTGGCCTTTTAAGTCATTTGTCTGACTTTCAAAATTATCGACCTCGTTCTTCAAGTCAATCACCTAGTTCTTCAAATTCTTCACCTGGTCGTTTAGGTAATTTGCCTGGCTATAAAAATAATCGACCTGTTTCTTCGAATCATTTACTTAGTTCTTCAAGTCGTTTAAGTAATTGGCCTGGCTATAAAAATCATCGACCTAGTTCTCCAAGTCTCTCACATAGTTCTTCAATCTCTTCACCTAGTCGTTTAAGTAATTCCCCTGGCTATAAAAATAATCGACCTAGTTCTCCAAGTCAGTCACCTATTTCTTCAAGTTCTTCACCTGATCGTTTAAGTGATTCACCTGGTTATCAAAAGAATAGACCTAATTCTCCAAGTCAGTCACCTAGTTCTACAAATTTTTCACCTGGTCGTTTAAGTAATTCGCCTGGCTATAAAAATACTCGAACTGGGTCTCCGAATCAGTCACCTAGTTCTTCAAGTTCTTCACCTGGTCGTTTAAGTAATTCGCCTAGCTATAAAAATAATCGACCTGGTTCTTTAAGTCAGTCACCTAGTTCTTCAAATTCTTTACCTGAACGTTTATATCATTCGCCTGGCTATACAAATAATCGACCTGGTTCTCTAAGTCAGTCACTTAGTTCTTCGAATTCTTTACCTGAACGTTTATATCATTTGCCTGGCTATACAAATAATCGACCTAGTTCTCCAAGTCAGTCACCTAGTTCTTCAAGTTCTTCACATGGTCGTTTAAGTGATTCGCCTGGCTATCAAAATAATCGACCTGGTTCTCCAAGTCAGTCACCTAGTTCTTCAAGTTTTTCACCTGGTCGTTTAAGTAATTCGCCTGGCTATAAAAATAATCGACCTAGTTCCCTAAGTCAGTCACCCAGTTCTTCAAATTCTTCACCGGGTCGTTTAAGTAATTTGCCAGGCTATAAAAATAAACGACCTGGCTCTCCAAGTCAGTcacatagttcttcgaattttttacCTGATCGTTTAGGTAATTGGCCTGGCTATCAAAATAATCGACCTAGTTTTCCAAGTCAGTCACCTATTTCTTCAAGTTCTTCACCTGATCGTTTAAGTCATTCGCCTGGCTATCAAAAGAATAGACCTAGTTCCCCAAGTCAGTCACCTAgttcttcaaattcttcaaattcttcacCGGGTCGTTTAAGTAATTTGCCAGGCTATAAAAAGAATCGACCTGGCTCTCCAAGTCAGTCACATAGTTCTGCGAATTCTTTCCCTAATCGTTTAGGTAATTGGCCTGGCCATCAAAATAATGGACCTAGTTCTCCAAATCAGTCACGTATTTCTTCAAGTTCTTCACCTGATCGTTTAAGTGATTCGCCTGGCTATCAAAAGAATAGACCTAGTTCTCCAAGTCAGTCACCTAGCTCTTCAAGTTCTTTACCTGGTCGTTTAAGTGATTCACCTGGCTATAAAGATACTCGGCCTGGTTCTCCAAGTCAGTCACCTAGTTCTTCAAATTCTTCACCGGGTCGTTTAAGTGATTCGCCTGACTATAAAAATAATCGACCTGCTTCTTCAAATCTGTCACCTAGTTATTCAAGTTCTTCAACACATCGTTTAGATAATTCGCCTGGCTATACAAATAATCGACCTAATTCTCCAAGTCATTCACCTAGTTCCTCAAATTCTTCTCATGGTCGTTTAAGTGATTCGCCTGGCTATAAAAATAATCGACCTGGTTCTCCAAGTCAGTCACCTAGTTCTTCAAGTTCCTCAAGTTCTTCACCTGGTCGTTTAAGTAATTTGCCATTCTATAAAAATAATCGACCTAGTTCTCCAAGTCAGTCACCTAGTTCTTCGAATTCTTTACCTGAACGTTTACATCATTTGCCTGGCTATACAAATAATCGACCTAGTTCTCCAAGTCCGTCACCTAGTTCTTCAAGTTCTTCACCTGGTCGTTTAAGTGATTCGCCTGGCTATAAAGATACTCGACCTGGTTCTCCAAGTCC TTCTCCAAGTCCGTCACCTACTTCTTCAAGTTCTTCACCTGGTCGTTTAAGTGATTCGCCTGGCTATAAAGATACTCGACCTGGTTCTCCAAGTCCGTCATCTAGTTCTTCAAGTTCTTCACCTGGTCGTTTAAGTGATTCGCCTGGCTATAAAGATACTCGACCTGGTTCTCCAAGTCCATCACCTAGTTCTTCAAGTTCTTCACCCGGTCGTTTAAGTGATTCGCCTGGCTATCAAAATAATCGACCTGGTTCTCCAAGTCCGTCACCTAGTTCTTCAAGTTCTTCACCTGGCCGTTTAAGTGATTCGCCTGGCTATCAAAGTAATCGACCTAGTTCTCCAAGTCCGTCACGTACTTCTTCAAGTTCTTCACCTGGTCGTTTAAGTGATTCGCCTGCCTTTAAAAATAATCGACCTAGTTTTCCAAGTCAGTCACATAGTTCTTCGAATTCTTTACCTGAACGTTTATATCATTTGCCTGGCTTTACAAATAATCGACCTAGTTCTCCAAGTCCGTCACCTACTTCTTCAAGTTCTTCACCTGGTCGTTTAAGTGATTCGCCTGGCTATAAAGATACTCGACCTGGTTCTCCAAGTCCGTCACCTAGTTCTTCAAGTTCCTCACCTGGTCGTTTAAGTGATTCGCCTGGCTATCAAAATAATCGACCTGGTTCTCCAAGTCCGTCACCTAGTTCTTCAAGTTCTTCACCTGGTCGTTTAAGTGATTCGCCTGGCTATCAAAGTAATCGACCTAGTTCTCCAAGTCCGTCACCTACTTCTTCAAGTTCTTCACCTGGTCATTTAAGTGATTCGCCTGGCTATAAAGATACTCGACCTGGTTCTCCAAGTCAGTCCCCTAGTTCTTCAAATTCTTCACCGGGTCGTTTAAGTGATTCGCCTGGCTATCAAAATTATGAACCTAGTTGTCCAATTCAGTCACCTAGTTCTTCAAATTCTTCACCTGGTCGTTTAAGTAACTCGCCAGGCTATACAAATAATCTACCAGGTTCTACAAGTCAGTCGCCTAGTTATTCAAGTTCTTCACCTGGTCGTTTAAGTGATTTGCCTGGCTATCGAAATAATCGACCTATTTCTCCAAGTCAGTCACCTAGTTATTCAAGTTCTTCAACTGATCGTTTAAGTGATTCGCCTGGCTGTAAAAATAATCGACCTGGTTCTCTAAGTCACTTACCTAGTTATTCAAGTTCCGCAAATGATCGTTTAAGTAATTCGCCTGGCTATGAAGATAATCGACCGGGTTCTGCAAATTATTCATCTAGTTCTTCAAGTTCttcaactaatcgtttaagtGATTTGCCTGGCTATAAAAATAATTCACCTGAGTATTTAAGTAATTCACCTAGCTGTTCAAGTTCTTCATCTGGTAGTTCAAGTAATTCGCCCGGCTATCAAAATAATCCACCTGGTTCTCCAAGTTTTTCACCCAGTTATCCAAATTATTCACCTGGTTATTTAGGTAATTGGCCTGCTTATCCAAATTATCTATCTGGTTCTTTAAGTTATTCACCTAGCTATTCAAGCTCTTCACCTGGTTATTCAAGAAATTCGCCTGGCTATCCTAATTATGCACCTATTTATCCAAGTCCTTCATCTGTCCACTCAAGTAATTTACCTGATTATCCAAATTATCCACCTATTTATCCAAGTTCTTCacctgtttatttaaataattcgccTGGATATGCATATTATCCACCTTTTTATCCAAGTTCTTCACTTGATTTTTCAAGTTATTCAGCTGGATATCAAAATTATCCACCTGGTTATTCAAGTTATTCACCTGGTTATTCAAGTTATTCGGCCGGCTATCAAAATTATCCACCTGTTTATTCAAGGTATTCATCTGCTTATCCAAGTTATTCACCTGCTTATGCAAGTTACCTGTATACAAGATCAGCAACTTACTCACCATGGTAA